The Parvularculales bacterium DNA segment TATCATTTCTTGCCCGTGCAAGCCGTAAGCGCCACGGCTGTCTGGTTTGCCGGTTCGTTCGCTCATGGCCTGCGGCTGACCTTTGCACCATTGCAAGCACAGGCGGCCCGCCACGGTAATAGAATCAACAAAAACAGTGTCGTATTTATTGAGCACGGCTGGATTGCCAAAGCGTTCACATACGGCTTCAAAATGTGCTTGACTGTACGGTTGCTCATCCCTTAGCGCTGGATTAGGCCCGCCGATAAACACGGCAAAATCTCGGCATTCTGGCCAGGTTCTTGGCCGTATTGTGTCACCCTCCCAACCTTCAACAGCAAGGTCCCCGGCCTCAAGGTCAAAAAAAAGCGTTTTTTTCTCATCAAGCGACCAGAGTAAACTAGTTTTACCAATACCCGAGCGGCCAAAAATACAGCCGCTTACGCCTCGCTTTTCTGCGAGGCGTTGGTCGGCGGTTATTATAGGAAAACTCATGCCCGGCACTCCTTTCGCTTGCAGAATGGCAAAGCTTCGTCAGTAGGTAAAGCCCCAATCATTTTGTTTAAGTCGAGCAAAGTATCAAGCGCTTTTTTCTGTTTTAACATGCTTATAATTCTTCTTTCTAGATTGTCGGTAGCGTTTTTTATATCGTTTACCGATGCTTTCTTAATATCCACCAG contains these protein-coding regions:
- a CDS encoding ATP-binding protein, giving the protein MSFPIITADQRLAEKRGVSGCIFGRSGIGKTSLLWSLDEKKTLFFDLEAGDLAVEGWEGDTIRPRTWPECRDFAVFIGGPNPALRDEQPYSQAHFEAVCERFGNPAVLNKYDTVFVDSITVAGRLCLQWCKGQPQAMSERTGKPDSRGAYGLHGQEMIGWLTHLQHTRNKNLWFVGILDERLDDYNRKVYAPQIDGAKTALELPGVVDQVITLAELVDDNSVPYRAFINHTLNPYGYPAKDRSGRLDMIEAPHLGKLMKKIHGPAKPIKERLSFKKHKAQPADKPNQ